One genomic segment of Spirochaeta cellobiosiphila DSM 17781 includes these proteins:
- the thiW gene encoding energy coupling factor transporter S component ThiW — protein MNPYKKIALVIIFMALGLALAPFTSIPIGIAKINPTQHFINVLLAILAGPWASVLSATGLAIIRNSLGLGTILAFPGGMIGAFIAGVLYKITGKFISASMGEVIGSGILAPLISSILIAPFIMGKHIGIVALIPSFLLSSLSGSILAYITIISLKKANVLPERSMPLHK, from the coding sequence ATGAATCCCTATAAAAAAATTGCTCTAGTTATAATATTCATGGCATTGGGGCTTGCATTGGCGCCCTTTACCAGTATCCCCATAGGAATAGCAAAGATTAATCCAACACAACATTTTATAAATGTATTACTTGCCATATTGGCAGGGCCTTGGGCTAGCGTTTTGTCAGCGACTGGTTTAGCCATCATCAGGAATTCCCTAGGACTAGGAACAATATTAGCCTTTCCTGGTGGAATGATAGGTGCTTTTATTGCTGGAGTTCTATACAAAATAACCGGAAAATTCATTAGTGCTTCAATGGGAGAAGTAATAGGATCAGGTATATTAGCTCCCCTTATCAGTAGTATCCTTATAGCTCCTTTTATTATGGGGAAACATATTGGAATTGTAGCTTTAATTCCCTCCTTCTTATTAAGTAGCCTGAGTGGAAGTATTCTTGCCTATATCACTATTATATCATTAAAGAAAGCCAATGTATTACCTGAACGATCTATGCCTCTACATAAATAA
- a CDS encoding ATP-binding cassette domain-containing protein, whose translation MYYLNDLCLYINNRLILSEITEVIKKGELIHLKGSNGSGKTSFLRILADLIPSLYPGVIQGNIKKEQTTVGLTGPWASSRLFCKTVWEELTFAQGSREELVEQYLDFFQINHLKERHPHQLSGGQQQLILLIAFLSLDRSVYLLDELLTQLSTPYRQKVLDLTRQLHSDGKTIVIIDHTYSVKEARTIMLPSIGREILMPQDKIRKNLIPKDKELCLINFQPQLTGFIQPIFNIKLEPGTMCLIKGDIGSGKSTLLKAIAGLIKSKGKCTYGNQPINIGICGYASQTPDTSFICSTVFKEIEFTPRKLERYNPNLIDNLLDDLNLRYLSDQSPFSLSFGEKKRLQLAMLLSFEPPILLLDEIDSGLDKISLKTITHVVENYLAAGNIVLWVSHSLKPKKSDIVIDL comes from the coding sequence ATGTATTACCTGAACGATCTATGCCTCTACATAAATAATCGTCTCATTCTATCTGAGATAACAGAAGTAATAAAAAAAGGTGAACTCATACACTTAAAAGGAAGTAATGGTTCTGGGAAGACAAGCTTTTTAAGGATATTAGCAGATCTAATTCCTTCCCTCTATCCAGGAGTGATCCAGGGCAACATAAAAAAAGAACAGACAACTGTAGGATTGACAGGCCCTTGGGCTAGTAGCCGTTTATTTTGCAAAACAGTATGGGAAGAATTAACTTTTGCACAAGGATCTAGAGAAGAACTAGTTGAACAATATTTGGACTTTTTTCAGATCAACCATCTAAAAGAAAGACATCCTCACCAATTATCAGGAGGTCAGCAACAGCTTATTTTACTAATTGCCTTTTTATCATTGGATCGATCGGTTTATCTATTGGATGAGCTGCTTACTCAATTATCTACTCCCTATAGGCAAAAAGTGTTGGATTTGACAAGGCAATTACATTCAGATGGTAAAACGATCGTAATAATTGATCATACTTATTCTGTAAAAGAAGCAAGAACTATAATGTTACCATCTATAGGACGTGAAATTTTAATGCCTCAAGATAAGATAAGAAAAAATCTTATCCCTAAAGACAAAGAACTATGCCTAATTAACTTCCAGCCTCAACTTACAGGTTTTATTCAACCAATTTTTAATATTAAATTAGAACCTGGGACAATGTGCCTGATAAAAGGTGATATTGGTTCTGGAAAGTCGACCTTACTAAAAGCAATAGCTGGTCTTATCAAATCAAAAGGTAAATGTACTTATGGTAATCAACCTATTAATATTGGAATCTGCGGTTATGCTTCTCAAACACCAGATACCTCATTCATCTGCTCCACTGTTTTTAAAGAAATAGAATTTACTCCCAGAAAGCTTGAACGCTATAATCCTAATCTGATAGATAATTTACTTGATGATCTGAATTTAAGATATTTATCTGATCAATCCCCTTTCTCCCTTAGCTTTGGAGAAAAAAAAAGGCTACAATTAGCCATGCTCCTTAGCTTTGAACCTCCCATACTACTTCTTGATGAAATTGATTCTGGTCTGGATAAAATCTCGCTAAAAACAATAACCCATGTTGTAGAAAATTACCTAGCAGCAGGCAATATTGTTTTATGGGTTAGTCATTCTTTAAAGCCCAAAAAATCGGACATTGTCATTGACCTATAA
- a CDS encoding dienelactone hydrolase family protein, producing the protein MNVNKFITTGFLLLLSGLIFGQNIENKKGKEVMVKEITYHVDGQRLVAYLAYEDNNTKKPGVIVVHEWTGLNDYAKKRARDLATEGYIALAIDMYGDGKEIDVSKARQMSSKVGSDFDLIKKRFNAGLDVLKSQPNVDTSRLGAIGYCFGGGIVLNMARMGVDLKGIVSFHGTINTGLNAKPGDIKTKLLVIQGQGDPVTPPERQEAFKQEMSNAKADYKYIIYPGVNAHNFTNPSGQTFYPEEASQAWKEMLVFFKENL; encoded by the coding sequence ATGAATGTTAATAAGTTTATAACAACAGGATTCTTACTTTTATTAAGTGGGCTCATTTTTGGTCAAAACATAGAGAATAAAAAAGGAAAGGAAGTCATGGTAAAGGAAATCACCTATCATGTAGATGGTCAGAGATTAGTCGCTTATCTCGCCTATGAGGATAATAATACAAAAAAACCTGGAGTGATTGTTGTTCATGAATGGACAGGATTAAATGACTATGCAAAAAAGAGAGCTAGAGATTTAGCAACAGAAGGATACATTGCTTTAGCCATAGATATGTATGGAGATGGTAAAGAGATAGACGTTTCTAAAGCTCGGCAAATGTCCAGCAAAGTAGGATCTGACTTTGATTTGATAAAAAAAAGATTCAATGCAGGCCTTGATGTCCTAAAGAGTCAACCGAATGTGGATACATCAAGACTGGGAGCGATAGGGTACTGTTTTGGAGGTGGTATTGTTTTAAACATGGCACGTATGGGAGTTGATTTAAAGGGAATCGTCAGTTTTCATGGAACGATCAATACAGGTCTGAATGCAAAACCAGGTGATATTAAGACAAAACTATTGGTCATACAAGGTCAAGGAGATCCTGTAACTCCTCCAGAACGTCAGGAAGCATTTAAACAAGAAATGTCCAACGCTAAAGCTGATTACAAGTATATTATTTATCCTGGAGTTAATGCCCATAATTTTACGAACCCCTCTGGACAAACTTTCTATCCAGAAGAAGCTTCTCAAGCATGGAAAGAGATGTTGGTTTTCTTCAAAGAGAATCTATAA
- a CDS encoding alpha/beta hydrolase yields the protein MKICIILLMSLLSLISCQKYEQDNLDASFLNVKDLDAYLVEEESKYDDIVPGTEKVIHWYKESGRKTPLSIVYIHGFSATRMEVEPVPDQIADRIGANIFFTRLKGHGRTGEALGSASLEDWFQDMEEAMDIGKKIGEKVILMGTSTGATLETWYATRSQEDIEALLFISPNFYPKNKMSTLLTWPGAKNWLVPIIGKETSFTPLNEQHALYWTESYPTQALFPMMDLVKATEKSNIEDIKVPVLIFYSPKDHVVEPKRTEKVFNQFSSVKKEILPIVEGDNEEMHVIAGDILSPSNDEYFIEKAVEFIDSL from the coding sequence GTGAAAATATGCATTATACTACTTATGAGCTTATTATCATTGATTTCTTGTCAGAAATATGAACAGGACAATCTTGATGCTTCTTTCTTAAATGTTAAAGATTTGGATGCTTATTTAGTAGAAGAAGAGTCTAAATATGATGACATTGTTCCCGGTACGGAAAAAGTCATACATTGGTATAAAGAATCTGGACGCAAAACACCCCTATCTATAGTGTATATTCATGGATTTTCCGCAACGCGAATGGAAGTAGAACCTGTTCCAGATCAAATTGCTGATCGAATTGGCGCCAATATCTTTTTTACGAGATTAAAGGGGCATGGGAGAACAGGAGAGGCTTTAGGTTCTGCTTCATTAGAGGACTGGTTTCAGGATATGGAAGAAGCCATGGACATTGGTAAGAAAATCGGAGAAAAAGTTATATTGATGGGTACGTCTACAGGCGCAACTTTAGAAACATGGTATGCAACACGTAGCCAAGAAGACATAGAAGCTTTGTTGTTTATATCTCCCAATTTTTATCCTAAGAATAAAATGTCAACCCTATTAACATGGCCAGGAGCGAAAAACTGGTTAGTTCCCATTATTGGTAAGGAGACCAGTTTTACTCCTCTAAATGAACAACATGCCCTCTATTGGACTGAGTCCTATCCAACACAAGCTTTGTTTCCCATGATGGATCTTGTAAAAGCTACAGAAAAGTCTAATATTGAAGATATCAAAGTACCTGTATTAATTTTTTACTCACCAAAAGATCATGTAGTTGAGCCAAAAAGAACTGAAAAGGTTTTTAATCAATTTAGTTCTGTAAAGAAAGAGATTCTTCCAATTGTAGAAGGAGATAATGAAGAAATGCATGTTATAGCTGGCGACATTTTATCTCCTTCAAATGATGAATATTTTATTGAGAAAGCTGTTGAATTTATAGATTCTCTTTGA
- the hprK gene encoding HPr(Ser) kinase/phosphatase, translated as MKNFTVLDLLDLDLKERDSLNLKCISGRPGLVNTITTPNMNRPGLALSGFFEEFGNQRVQIFGQGENAYLLKMGEEQNFQTIQDIFQYTIPACIFTHNNAPPDWFIKIAEKAKCPILITDIPTTEFSSRFIRALDNVFAPKKTIHGVLVEVSGRGVLITGDSGVGKSETALELIERGHRLVADDAVEIRCTSGNILEGSGTNRALGHHMEIRGLGIINVAHLFGVGAIRDVKQVQMVVHLEEWDNSKTYERLGQADATTDILGVSVPYLLIPVKPGRNIPIIIETAAMNERLKRLGYYSAKEFNQNVLQWLESENARTLYLQRSDLENT; from the coding sequence ATGAAGAATTTTACTGTACTTGATTTATTAGATCTTGATCTCAAGGAACGTGACTCTCTTAATTTGAAGTGTATTTCTGGTCGTCCTGGATTAGTTAATACGATAACAACGCCAAACATGAATAGACCAGGATTGGCATTAAGTGGTTTCTTTGAGGAGTTTGGTAATCAACGGGTACAAATATTTGGACAGGGAGAAAACGCTTATCTACTTAAGATGGGTGAAGAACAAAATTTTCAGACCATTCAAGATATTTTTCAATATACTATACCAGCCTGTATATTCACTCATAACAATGCGCCTCCCGATTGGTTCATTAAAATAGCAGAAAAAGCTAAGTGTCCTATATTAATAACAGACATTCCTACCACGGAATTTTCTTCCCGATTTATTCGAGCTTTAGATAATGTATTTGCTCCAAAAAAAACAATACATGGAGTTTTAGTCGAAGTATCAGGAAGAGGAGTGCTAATAACAGGAGATAGTGGTGTAGGAAAAAGTGAAACAGCCCTGGAATTGATTGAAAGAGGGCATCGCCTTGTAGCAGATGATGCAGTGGAAATCCGTTGTACTTCCGGAAATATTTTGGAAGGTTCAGGAACAAACAGGGCATTAGGGCACCATATGGAAATAAGAGGTTTAGGTATTATAAATGTAGCACACCTATTTGGTGTAGGTGCTATACGAGATGTTAAACAAGTACAGATGGTTGTCCATCTTGAGGAATGGGATAATAGCAAGACCTATGAAAGACTGGGACAAGCAGATGCCACAACGGATATTCTTGGCGTTAGTGTTCCTTATCTACTAATACCTGTGAAACCAGGTAGAAATATACCCATTATTATTGAAACAGCCGCTATGAATGAACGTTTAAAGAGACTTGGTTATTATTCTGCAAAAGAATTTAATCAGAACGTTTTGCAGTGGCTTGAAAGTGAAAATGCTCGTACCTTATACTTACAACGAAGCGATCTGGAAAATACTTAA